From the Sphingobium yanoikuyae genome, the window CTGGGCCTGCTGAGCCTGCTGAGCGATCAGCATCCCGGCCTGCGGATCGACATGGCGATGACCGACTGGCAACGCGATCTGGTCCAGGACCGGCTCGATCTGGCCCTGCGCGTCGGCCCGGTCGGGGACGATATGCTGGTCGTGCATCGGCTGGGCGCCCTGCCCCGCATGTTGGTCGCCCATCCCGACTATGTCGCGCGCCATGGCCTGCCAACCAGCGCGGACGATCTGCCGAGCCATCGCTGTATCGCCTATGGCTATGGCGATTTGCCGGCCAAATGGACGGTTGACGGCCGCGACCAGTTGATCAGCGGCCCGTTCCGCAGCGACAATAGCGAGGCGGTGCATCGCGCCGCGCTCGCCGGCCTCGGCATCGCGATGCTGCCCGCCGTGCGGGTGGCAGACGATCTGGAGGCGGGGCGCCTCGTGCGCGTCCTCCCCGCCAGCCAGATCGACCCGATCGACATATTGGCGGTGCATCCCGCGCTGAAGCGCCTGCCCGCCCGCGCCAGGCTGGTGCTCGATTTCCTGAAGGCGAATTTCCCCGGCGACCTGCCCCAGCGCTAAGCGGCGCGCAGTTCTTCCAGTACGTTACGTACCGTTTCCTGCAATTCCTGCGAACGACTGGACAAGGCGGTGGCCGCCGCATCGGTTTCGCCCATGGCCGATTGCGCCTCCGCCAGGGCCAGGCTCAGCGCTTCGGCCTGGGACGCCGCTTCGGCGATATGGCGGGCCATCTCCTCGGTCGCGGCCGCGATCTCGCCGGTGGCGCGTATCTGCTCCGCCACATCATCGACGATGCCGGCAGTCGACCGGTCGATCGTGTCGGCCGATTGGGTCGCGACATCGATCGCGCCCGACACGCTGTCGGCCGCGCGGCGGATATCCTGCAGATAGATGTCGATCTGGCGGGTCGCCTCGGCCGTCTGCGCGGCGAGGCTCTTCATCTCCGATGCCACGACGGCAAAGCCGCGCACCTCGCTGCCGCTACGCGCTGCCTCGATCCCGGCATTGAGCGACAGGGTCCGGCTCTGCGCCGCGATCTGGGCAATCAGCGCGACGATCGAACTGGCGGAATCGACCGTCGCCGACAGCATGTCAACCTCCGGCGTCAGCGCACGGGTCGCCATCGCGCCGCGCAGCGCATTGTCGCGGGTGTGGCTGGCGCTGCCGCCCACGCCATTGATCGAAATGGCCAGCTTTTCCGTATCCTGCGCCACCGCGCGGACATCGCCATCGGCGCGGGCATGGGCCTTGCGCAATTCGGCCGAGCGCTGGGTCGTGCGATCGAGCAGATCGAACAGCCATTGCTTGCTGGCCGACAATTGCCCGGCCAGTTGGCCCAGATCTCCGACCACCGCGCCCAACCGCGCCTCCAGCGCATCGGCCACCAGCCGGCGCCGCTCGCTTGCCTCTTCAGCCCGCCGCGCCGCTTCCTCGATCGCGCGCTGTCGGGTGGCAATTGTCTGCGCCCGCTCCAGTTCGGCCAGCGCGACCTCGGCCCGCTCCTTCGCCGCGTCCGCTTCCTTGCGCAAACCTTCGCTCCGCTGCCGCTCCTCGGTCTGCAGGCGGATGGTCTGGGTCAGCAGCGACACGATCCACCACAGCATCAGGGTCTGGATCACCACGATCAGCGCATGCACCAGCACGCGCGGCAGATCGCCCTCGCTGGCGAACACCCAGGCGGGATAGCTATAATTGAGGATCAGATGATGGAGCGCCGTCACGCCGGCCGCCACCAGTAGCGCCCGGCGATCGAGCAGCACGGTCTGTGCCGCCAGCGCCGCAAAGAAGCCCATATGCATGTCCATCTGCCAGCCATGACCGCGCAGCAGGAAGACATAGAGCGCCGGGATCGCCACCGATGTCACCGCCAGCGTCATGCGCGCCGGCGCCGAAATGTCGCGCCGCCGCACCATGATGGTCGGAAGCAGCGCCAGCAGCGCAGCCGCCAGCGCGCCGACCGCCGCATCGGGAGAGTTGAGCAGCCAGCCGATCAGCATGAGCGCCGGCACATTCAGCCAGAACAGCCACATCAGCATGCGCGCACCGGCCAGGCGGATGCTTTCCATCGGGCGTTCGACGTTCATGCCCGCCCTCCCCTGCCGGCGCAGAGGAAATCGGGTGCCGCCAGCAGCAACACGCCGCGCGCCAGCATCGGCCAGCCCAGCCGATCGCGATCGCCCCGCACCACCAATGCCCCCTCGATCTGCCCCTTGCCGATCGGGATCGCGCCGACCGCAATCAACCCCGCCGCCAATCCATGGCCGCTGGCCGTTGTCAGGGGAATGGCGAGCATGTCGCCACGCGCCGGCGGCGCCAGAACACCCGCCATCATCAGAAAAGCGACTGTCGCCAATTGCGCAGCCGCAAGCCCCCACCTGTTCCCCACTCTTGTCTCCCCCGCCGATCGGCTGGGGAAACATCACCAACAATTGTTAACGCGACACTTATGAGCCAGCAAAAATCATTGCGTCATCGTCACATTTTTCAGCCGTGGAAATAATCATAGACCTGCTGCGCGACCGCCTTCGACACGCCGGGTGCCCGTTGCAGATCCTCCAGCGCAGCATCCCGCACCGCCCGCGCCGTCCCGAAATGCATCAGAAGCGCCTTTTTCCGGGCCGGGCCGATGCCCGGCACCTCGTCCAGCGACGACACGGTGATCGCCTTGCTGCGCTTCGCCCGATGCGCGCCGATGGCAAAGCGATGCGCTTCATCGCGCAGGCGCTGCATGTAGAAGAGCAGCGGATGATTGATCGGGAAACTCACCTCCCGGCCATCCATCAGGTGGAATACCTCGCGCCCGTCGCGGCCATGATGTGGCCCCTTGGCGATGCCGATCATGCAGACATCCTCGATGCCCATATCCTCCAGCATCGCCCGCGCCGCCGACAATTGCCCCTTGCCGCCGTCGATCAGAACCAGGTCCGGCCATTCGCCGCCGTCGCGATCGGGATCTTCGCGCGCCGCCCGGCCGAAGCGCCGCTCAAACATCTCACGCATCATCGCGAAATCGTCGTTCGAGATTTCGGGGTTCTTCATGTTGAACTTGCGATAGGCGTTCTTGCGGAATCCCTCCGGCCCCGCGACCACCATCGCCCCCAGCGCATGGGCGCCCTGGATATGGCTGTTGTCGTAGATTTCGATCCGGTCGGGCACGCCGTCCAGCCCGAAAGCCTCGACCATCTCGTCCAATATCTTGGCTTGCGTCGTCGTCTCGGCCAGGCGCCGGTCGAGCGCCTCCACCGCGTTACGCTGCGCCTGCTTGATCAGGCGCGTGCGCTCGCCGCGCTGGGGCACCTCGATCCGCACCTTGCTGCCCAGCCTTTCGCTCAGCGCCAGCGCCATCAGTTCGCACTCGGCCGGCTCACGGTCGGTCAGGATCAGCTTGGGCGG encodes:
- a CDS encoding LysR substrate-binding domain-containing protein → MSDLLLSIRTFIRLCEKPSFTRVAAEMHASHTTIARRLDQVEAHFGTVLFHRTTRRLVPTPEADQLLVHARTLVDALEVAEQELRPVQGDVSGTVRIGVTTALGLYYLGLLSLLSDQHPGLRIDMAMTDWQRDLVQDRLDLALRVGPVGDDMLVVHRLGALPRMLVAHPDYVARHGLPTSADDLPSHRCIAYGYGDLPAKWTVDGRDQLISGPFRSDNSEAVHRAALAGLGIAMLPAVRVADDLEAGRLVRVLPASQIDPIDILAVHPALKRLPARARLVLDFLKANFPGDLPQR
- a CDS encoding methyl-accepting chemotaxis protein; its protein translation is MNVERPMESIRLAGARMLMWLFWLNVPALMLIGWLLNSPDAAVGALAAALLALLPTIMVRRRDISAPARMTLAVTSVAIPALYVFLLRGHGWQMDMHMGFFAALAAQTVLLDRRALLVAAGVTALHHLILNYSYPAWVFASEGDLPRVLVHALIVVIQTLMLWWIVSLLTQTIRLQTEERQRSEGLRKEADAAKERAEVALAELERAQTIATRQRAIEEAARRAEEASERRRLVADALEARLGAVVGDLGQLAGQLSASKQWLFDLLDRTTQRSAELRKAHARADGDVRAVAQDTEKLAISINGVGGSASHTRDNALRGAMATRALTPEVDMLSATVDSASSIVALIAQIAAQSRTLSLNAGIEAARSGSEVRGFAVVASEMKSLAAQTAEATRQIDIYLQDIRRAADSVSGAIDVATQSADTIDRSTAGIVDDVAEQIRATGEIAAATEEMARHIAEAASQAEALSLALAEAQSAMGETDAAATALSSRSQELQETVRNVLEELRAA